A region of Liolophura sinensis isolate JHLJ2023 chromosome 8, CUHK_Ljap_v2, whole genome shotgun sequence DNA encodes the following proteins:
- the LOC135472504 gene encoding acetylserotonin O-methyltransferase-like, with the protein MYKMFIENVHLDSNERLCSDPAADAIFQILSGARNFKLLMHALEIGLFDEIAVFGEPITAETAAKKFQFNAASFRRFLDTLVAMGLLKKEVSMKGRELYSNSSGTSKYLTRCRKPTLIAAALMESNFVMPMLDILPLALKTGSSSINVMGTKKGVNTDKMDNVSNKPPQNTPPEMNEQKSADKLMKFLLCMDGMAQPCAPSLVRAFDLSAHRNVVDLGGGSGSIALELARTYPQTNVTIYDLPHVIQMAQKIQRDVPSHVTFQGGNFFEEDLPDADLYIFAHVLHDWEEEKVDILLEKVHDKLPPGGSLLVLEKVLNERRDGPLLTVTSDLIMSLISKGKERTESEYRKLFSKHGFSNTCVKTIEGVNYYDAILTKKPFC; encoded by the exons ATGTACAAGATGTTCATCGAAAACGTCCACCTGGACAGCAACGAGCGACTCTGTTCGGACCCGGCTGCCGACGCTATTTTCCAGATTCTCAGCGGCGCCCGTAATTTCAAG TTGCTCATGCATGCACTAGAGATAGGCCTGTTCGACGAGATCGCTGTGTTTGGAGAACCCATAACGGCAGAAACTGCCGCAAAGAAGTTCCAGTTCAACGCAGCCAGCTTCCGTCGCTTCTTGGACACTCTTGTCGCCATGGGTCTTTTGAAGAAAGAAGTTTCCATGAAAGGAAGAG AGCTATATTCCAACAGCAGTGGGACCAGCAAATACCTGACGAGGTGCCGAAAACCCACGCTAATTGCAGCAGCCTTGATGGAGAGCAATTTTGTCATGCCCATGTTAGACATTTTGCCATTAGCCCTCAAAACAG GGAGTTCTAGCATTAATGTCATGGGGACCAAGAAGGGTGTGAACACGGACAAGATGGATAACGTCTCTAACAAACCGCCACAGAACACCCCACCAGAGATGAACGAGCAGAAATCGGCAGACAAGTTGATGAAATTCCTTTTGTGTATGGATGGGATGGCCCAACCGTGTGCCCCATCCCTTGTCAGAGCCTTTGATCTCTCTGCCCATAGGAATGTTGTAGACTTAGGAG GTGGATCAGGGTCAATAGCACTGGAGTTGGCCAGAACTTACCCACAGACGAATGTCACCATCTACGATTTGCCTCATGTCATTCAGATGGCACAAAAAATCCAGAGAGATGTCCCTTCTCACGTGACATTTCAAGGAG GAAATTTTTTTGAAGAAGATCTCCCCGATGCTGATTTGTACATCTTTGCACATGTCTTGCACGACTGGGAAGAAGAAAAAGTTGATATTTTGTTGGAAAAAGTTCACGACAAATTACCCCCAG GCGGAAGTTTGCTGGTTCTGgaaaaagttttaaatgaaaGGCGGGATGGGCCATTGTTAACGGTCACTTCGGACCTCATCATGTCGCTGATAAGCAAAGGAAAGGAGCGAACTGAGTCCGAATACAGAAAACTCTTCTCAAAGCACGGTTTTTCCAACACGTGTGTGAAAACAATAGAAGGTGTTAACTATTACGATGCAATCCTCACGAAGAAACCATTTTGTTAA